From Antennarius striatus isolate MH-2024 chromosome 9, ASM4005453v1, whole genome shotgun sequence, one genomic window encodes:
- the LOC137601063 gene encoding cysteine-rich venom protein DIS2 isoform X2: protein MCVCVCVCVCVCVCVCVCVCVCVCVCADICAENPAVQTAIVDQHNAFRRAVEPPASDMLIMRYDADVAASAQAWVDRCILAHGDPTTRMLNGYELGENLFYSSKRTPWTDAIAAWHSEVASFTYPVGSANGRPTGHYTQVIWNSSYKVGCGVTFCPDEKVYFYACHYYRAGNFKGWPPYTAGPPCASCPDDCDDKLCTNPCPIINHFINCPTLKHVYGCRNKDVYNWCPAS from the exons atgtgtgtgtgtgtgtgtgtgtgtgtgtgtgtgtgtgtgtgtgtgtgtgtgtgtgtgtgtgtgtgtgtgtgcgtgtgtgcagacATTTGCGCAGAGAACCCAGCGGTCCAGACGGCGATCGTTGACCAGCACAATGCCTTCAGGCGGGCGGTTGAGCCTCCAGCTTCTGACATGTTGATAATG cgCTATGACGCGGATGTAGCAGCTAGCGCGCAGGCCTGGGTTGACAGATGTATCTTGGCTCACGGTGACCCCACCACCCGCATGCTCAACG GATACGAATTAGGTGAGAATCTGTTCTATTCCAGCAAGCGGACCCCGTGGACGGACGCCATCGCCGCCTGGCACAGCGAGGTGGCCAGCTTCACGTACCCCGTGGGCTCTGCCAATGGCAGACCCACAGGCCACTACACACAG GTGATCTGGAACAGCTCCTACAAAGTGGGCTGTGGCGTCACGTTCTGCCCCGACGAAAAAGTCTACTTCTATGCCTGCCATTACTATAGAGC TGGTAATTTCAAGGGATGGCCACCATATACAGCTGGACCCCCGTGTGCTTCCTGTCCAGACGACTGCGACGACAAACTTTGCA CCAACCCCTGTCCCATCATAAACCATTTCATCAACTGTCCAACCCTGAAACACGTCTATGGCTGCCGCAACAAAGACGTGTACAACTGGTGTCCTGCTTCCT aa
- the LOC137601063 gene encoding cysteine-rich venom protein isoform X3 — translation MFALLICLLTLDQVQSACIVVNICAENPAVQTAIVDQHNAFRRAVEPPASDMLIMRYDADVAASAQAWVDRCILAHGDPTTRMLNGYELGENLFYSSKRTPWTDAIAAWHSEVASFTYPVGSANGRPTGHYTQVIWNSSYKVGCGVTFCPDEKVYFYACHYYRAGNFKGWPPYTAGPPCASCPDDCDDKLCTNPCPIINHFINCPTLKHVYGCRNKDVYNWCPASCKCTNEIIPVA, via the exons ATGTTTGCACTCCTGATTTGTTTGCTGACCCTGGATCAGGTGCAGTCAGCCTGCATTGTGGTGA acATTTGCGCAGAGAACCCAGCGGTCCAGACGGCGATCGTTGACCAGCACAATGCCTTCAGGCGGGCGGTTGAGCCTCCAGCTTCTGACATGTTGATAATG cgCTATGACGCGGATGTAGCAGCTAGCGCGCAGGCCTGGGTTGACAGATGTATCTTGGCTCACGGTGACCCCACCACCCGCATGCTCAACG GATACGAATTAGGTGAGAATCTGTTCTATTCCAGCAAGCGGACCCCGTGGACGGACGCCATCGCCGCCTGGCACAGCGAGGTGGCCAGCTTCACGTACCCCGTGGGCTCTGCCAATGGCAGACCCACAGGCCACTACACACAG GTGATCTGGAACAGCTCCTACAAAGTGGGCTGTGGCGTCACGTTCTGCCCCGACGAAAAAGTCTACTTCTATGCCTGCCATTACTATAGAGC TGGTAATTTCAAGGGATGGCCACCATATACAGCTGGACCCCCGTGTGCTTCCTGTCCAGACGACTGCGACGACAAACTTTGCA CCAACCCCTGTCCCATCATAAACCATTTCATCAACTGTCCAACCCTGAAACACGTCTATGGCTGCCGCAACAAAGACGTGTACAACTGGTGTCCTGCTTCCTGTAAATGCACCAATGAGATCATTCCAGTGGCCTGA
- the LOC137601063 gene encoding cysteine-rich venom protein isoform X1: MCVCVCVCVCVCVCVCVCVCVCVCVCADICAENPAVQTAIVDQHNAFRRAVEPPASDMLIMRYDADVAASAQAWVDRCILAHGDPTTRMLNGYELGENLFYSSKRTPWTDAIAAWHSEVASFTYPVGSANGRPTGHYTQVIWNSSYKVGCGVTFCPDEKVYFYACHYYRAGNFKGWPPYTAGPPCASCPDDCDDKLCTNPCPIINHFINCPTLKHVYGCRNKDVYNWCPASCKCTNEIIPVA, encoded by the exons atgtgtgtgtgtgtgtgtgtgtgtgtgtgtgtgtgtgtgtgtgtgtgtgtgtgtgtgtgtgtgtgtgtgtgcgtgtgtgcagacATTTGCGCAGAGAACCCAGCGGTCCAGACGGCGATCGTTGACCAGCACAATGCCTTCAGGCGGGCGGTTGAGCCTCCAGCTTCTGACATGTTGATAATG cgCTATGACGCGGATGTAGCAGCTAGCGCGCAGGCCTGGGTTGACAGATGTATCTTGGCTCACGGTGACCCCACCACCCGCATGCTCAACG GATACGAATTAGGTGAGAATCTGTTCTATTCCAGCAAGCGGACCCCGTGGACGGACGCCATCGCCGCCTGGCACAGCGAGGTGGCCAGCTTCACGTACCCCGTGGGCTCTGCCAATGGCAGACCCACAGGCCACTACACACAG GTGATCTGGAACAGCTCCTACAAAGTGGGCTGTGGCGTCACGTTCTGCCCCGACGAAAAAGTCTACTTCTATGCCTGCCATTACTATAGAGC TGGTAATTTCAAGGGATGGCCACCATATACAGCTGGACCCCCGTGTGCTTCCTGTCCAGACGACTGCGACGACAAACTTTGCA CCAACCCCTGTCCCATCATAAACCATTTCATCAACTGTCCAACCCTGAAACACGTCTATGGCTGCCGCAACAAAGACGTGTACAACTGGTGTCCTGCTTCCTGTAAATGCACCAATGAGATCATTCCAGTGGCCTGA